The Leguminivora glycinivorella isolate SPB_JAAS2020 chromosome 17, LegGlyc_1.1, whole genome shotgun sequence genome has a window encoding:
- the LOC125235141 gene encoding bromodomain-containing protein 4-like: MRPAALLLLLLVAAGDAADTHERDIEELGKLVNTTQDLSERLVVGQDGNFTILSANDTSEHEPIVRKKRTFGDIVFRGLADALGYNVQRKPQQAAPFPPPLAPVPGIDIPLAAPVAPPAPPPCGPPRAAAPPPCRAVAPPPPPPPPPPPPPPPCPKPRAAPRPKPRPPPPPPPPPPPPPPPPPPCAKPRANPTTPSPCAPPPPPPPPPKDNLETINSNFRLQFNFNRQPASPAPLAPAPAAEALEEEAPIAPVAIEPRAARLPADPPRQPRVFVDAFVVRNGQQHRVRTVDANQVNPRALAGDDYLAYDDEEEAPAYDDYEDAQESRDGVKAVQEFGTAVGAFWEQKQKPPPKVEVKEVKKKKKNRLPDNDYRSVHFGDRDLAEQIQRRSDEREQRQRNNERQRPPRRRQPSPAEEAEEEDSESTTTTEDPHRNLQPRVLPPTEQNPGQIDTVTVRVPPIYREKRPKKLNRGRPERPDRDEESVEQSSEEDSDSENTIPAVQTEPPRRRRKKPRRSRRSADEDEEGDYSAGDYDYFGNKRKISDTEKHFMQLTVAPPTKDADLARIEAAPGEEEEERDFLDDHERLQEDPEKVGEDERTNEYGRFTDDDERLGDDKEKLVDDRDRADESERAGDDERASEDERADERERTDKLSPNAKVRERGYESKFLRATNVQQDDPYTHHHAQRKPKRS; the protein is encoded by the coding sequence ATGCGGCCCGCCGCGCTCCTGCTGCTGCTGCTAGTCGCCGCCGGTGACGCAGCGGACACACATGAACGTGACATAGAGGAACTCGGAAAACTTGTTAACACCACACAGGACCTGAGTGAGAGATTGGTTGTAGGACAAGATGGGAACTTTACGATTTTAAGCGCCAATGATACGTCGGAACATGAACCGATAGTGAGGAAGAAGAGGACGTTTGGCGATATCGTGTTTAGAGGGTTAGCCGATGCGCTCGGATATAATGTGCAGAGGAAGCCTCAGCAGGCGGCGCCGTTCCCGCCCCCGCTGGCGCCCGTGCCCGGGATCGATATACCGCTAGCCGCGCCGGTTGCTCCCCCTGCTCCGCCGCCGTGTGGGCCTCCGAGAGCTGCCGCCCCGCCGCCGTGCCGCGCTGTGGCTCCGCCGCCTCCTCCGCCTCCGCCaccaccgccgccgccgccgccgtgtCCGAAACCTAGAGCGGCGCCCCGCCCCAAACCCAGACCACCACCGCCACCGccgccaccaccaccaccaccaccaccaccgcCACCACCATGCGCCAAACCAAGAGCAAACCCGACTACACCATCTCCTTGTGCACCTCCACCGCCGCCGCCTCCGCCACCGAAGGATAATCTCGAAACTATAAATTCAAATTTCCGTCTGCAGTTCAACTTTAATCGCCAGCCAGCCTCCCCGGCCCCGCTTGCGCCGGCACCGGCGGCTGAAGCTTTAGAGGAAGAGGCTCCGATAGCCCCCGTAGCTATAGAACCTCGAGCGGCGCGCCTGCCCGCTGACCCGCCGCGACAACCGCGCGTCTTTGTCGACGCGTTTGTAGTTCGTAACGGGCAGCAGCACAGAGTCCGCACTGTCGACGCCAATCAGGTCAATCCTCGAGCGCTCGCCGGCGACGACTACCTCGCTTATGATGACGAAGAGGAGGCTCCCGCGTATGACGATTATGAAGACGCTCAAGAGTCTCGAGATGGAGTGAAAGCGGTGCAAGAATTCGGGACCGCCGTAGGCGCTTTTTGGGAACAGAAACAGAAGCCTCCGCCGAAAGTAGAGGTTAAGGAGGTtaagaagaagaaaaagaacAGGCTACCAGATAATGATTACCGTAGCGTGCATTTTGGAGACCGCGACTTGGCCGAGCAGATTCAGAGGAGATCTGATGAACGGGAACAACGCCAGAGAAACAACGAACGTCAGCGACCGCCGAGGAGGCGACAGCCCTCACCAGCAGAGGAAGCGGAGGAGGAAGACTCAGAATCGACCACAACTACTGAAGACCCGCATCGTAATCTGCAGCCGCGAGTTTTACCACCCACGGAGCAAAATCCGGGTCAGATAGACACGGTCACCGTGCGAGTTCCGCCGATATACAGGGAAAAGCGGCCGAAGAAACTGAACCGAGGACGACCGGAGAGGCCAGATCGGGACGAGGAGAGCGTAGAGCAGTCGTCCGAGGAAGACAGTGATAGTGAGAATACGATCCCGGCAGTCCAGACTGAGCCGCCCCGCCGTCGCCGCAAGAAGCCGCGTCGGAGTCGTCGGTCAGCTGACGAAGACGAGGAAGGCGATTATTCCGCAGGAGATTACGATTATTTCGGCAACAAACGCAAAATCTCAGACACTGAAAAACATTTTATGCAGCTAACCGTCGCGCCTCCCACAAAAGATGCCGACTTGGCCAGGATAGAGGCCGCGCCCggggaagaagaagaagaaagggATTTCCTGGATGACCACGAAAGGCTTCAGGAAGATCCTGAAAAGGTCGGAGAAGACGAGCGGACGAATGAATACGGACGTTTTACTGACGATGACGAACGTCTAGGCGATGACAAGGAGAAACTTGTTGATGACAGGGACAGAGCGGACGAATCAGAACGGGCAGGGGATGACGAGCGAGCTAGCGAGGACGAGAGAGCCGACGAGCGGGAACGAACAGACAAGCTTAGTCCCAACGCGAAAGTGAGAGAGAGGGGCTACGAAAGCAAGTTCTTGCGGGCGACCAATGTGCAACAGGATGACCCTTACACGCATCATCACGCTCAGAGGAAACCTAAACGCTCTTAA